A stretch of Acropora palmata chromosome 9, jaAcrPala1.3, whole genome shotgun sequence DNA encodes these proteins:
- the LOC141892084 gene encoding uncharacterized protein LOC141892084 codes for MNHSCEHEKACGCSSKPLLCAQSFTEMDFERGIWQAALDDNVKRVRLLLDKGWDPDARDGSGYTALHYASRSGHAGICQLLLERGADVNSQTRSGKASSLHRAAYSGHSGVLKTLITHGADPRLCDSDGQTALHKAAEKMQGEVVKILLDLDSSLRKVKDKHGRIPRDLVPSSFTELQNILQPDS; via the exons ATGAAAAGGCCTGTGGTTGTTCGTCAAAGCCTTTGTTGTGTGCACAGTCGTTCACAGAAATGGACTTTGAGAGAGGAATCTGGCAAGCTGCATTGGACGACAATGTCAAACGAGTGAGATTACTTTTGGACAAGGGATGGGACCCTGATGCAAGAGATGGTTCAGGGTACACTGCACTG CATTATGCAAGTCGCAGTGGCCATGCAGGTATCTGCCAACTGCTCCTTGAAAGAGGTGCGGACGTCAATTCTCAAACCAGATCAGGCAAGGCTTCTTCCCTGCATAGAGCTGCCTATTCTGGACACAGTGGAGTTTTGAAAACACTCATCACACATGGTGCTGATCCAAGACTTTGTGATAGTGATGGACAAACTGCATTGCATAAG GCAGCTGAAAAGATGCAAGGTGAAGTTGTCAAAATTTTGCTTGATCTGGATTCCAGTCTCAGAAAAGTAAAAGATAAACATGGAAGAATACCAAGGGATCTTGTACCATCAAGCTTCACAGAATTGCAAAACATTCTACAACCTGACTCTTAG
- the LOC141892085 gene encoding transmembrane protein 254-like yields the protein MAPAGPTVRKRDYAKEDAKRFDGDYYRLPPFVLSIVIVISLVFFWFVCYDTSAIPLDAMGPFGKFVLYLTANHLKLLKLGFRFVLMIHVMEAGFAYRICRRMKFSRGTSFKWLIQTAVVGFPSLGLILRHRKERELAKVKSE from the exons ATGGCTCCAGCTGGTCCAACTGTGCGAAAAAGAGACTATGCGAAAGAAGATGCAAAGCGGTTTGACGGCGATTACTACCGACTGCCTCCATTTGTGCTTTCTATTGTTATAGTTATTTCGCTGGTATTTTTCTGG tTTGTCTGTTATGATACCAGTGCTATACCCTTGGATGCAATGGGGCCATTTGGAAAATTTGTGCTGTACTTGACAGCTAACCACCTTAAGTTGTTGAAGCTTGG TTTCAGATTTGTACTCATGATCCACGTTATGGAGGCAGGCTTTGCTTATCGAATTTGTAG GCGCATGAAGTTTTCTCGTGGGACAAGTTTTAAGTGGCTGATACAAACAGCTGTGGTTGGATTTCCGTCGCTTGGCTTGATCCTCAGACATAGAAAGGAGAGAGAACTTGCTAAAGTCaagagtgaataa
- the LOC141892086 gene encoding ER membrane protein complex subunit 5-like: protein MVILGRILVFFGLVAILHAGYSAVQCRTYYKLLEEEFPGLPADVCIQCIIGLLIGCLGVARVSGDFKEIRAAAEMANKSWESLGNRPSFYTYSHRGKVLFVNNEVR from the exons ATGGTGATACTAGGTCGTATTTTAGTCTTTTTTGGCTTGGTTGCCATATTGCACGCTGGATATTCTGCAGTTCAAT GCCGAACGTATTACAAGCTGTTGGAGGAGGAATTCCCTGGTCTCCCGGCTGAT GTTTGCATTCAGTGCATCATAGGATTGTTAATTGGATGTTTAGGTGTGGCAAGAGTGTCGGGTGACTTTAAAGAAATAAGAGCAGCGGCAGAAATGGCCAACAA GAGCTGGGAATCACTAGGTAACAGACCTTCATTCTACACATACAGTCACAGAGGAAAAGTTCTTTTTGTCAATAACGAAGTgcgatga